TATCACCGATATCAACGTATCGTCTTTGCCCAACAACCAAAAAATCATCAAAATCAAATTTGATAAAGATGTAGCCACACCGCGCGGCTTCATCACCACCACCCCTGCGCGCATTGCCTTGGACTTCAGCAACACCAACGTGCAATTGCCGCAACCCGTTTTGGAATATGCCGACCCGTTGATCAATCAGATTACCGCCGCCCAAAACGACAACCGTGCGCGTATTCTGCTCGGCCTGAACAAAGCCAGCCAATACAACACCGAAATCAAAGGCAACGAAGTATGGGTATATGTGAGCGAAGCGGCTGACCAAACCACCCGCACGCCGCAGCAGCGCAACCATACGGCTGTTGCCGCCGCACCTGCCGCACCTGCTGCCGTTACCGCGCCCCGCCGCGAGCAGGCGGCCGCATCTGCCAATATCGACTTCCGCAAAGGTGCACGCAACTCAGGCATTATTGAGCTGAGCGCACCCGGCTTTACCGGCCAACCGGATATCAAAAAGCAAAGCGACCGCATCACCGTTACCCTGAAAAACCATCCGCTGCCCGCCCAAGCGCAACGCAGCTTGGATGTAAGCGACTTCAACACGCCTGTCCGCAACGTTACGATGAAACGCATCGGCAACGACACCCAATTGGTTATCCGCAACCACGGCAGCTGGGATGTGAACACGCAATCCGCCAACGGCCGCTTCAGCTTTGAAATCAGCCAGAAAACCAATATCGCCTCGCAGGGTTTGTCCGCCACACCCAACAAATCGTTTAACGGCCGCAAAATTTCTTTAGACTTCCAAGACGTGGAAGTGCGCACCATTTTGCAGATTCTCGCCAAAGAATCCGGCATGAACATTGTTGCCAGCGACACCGTTAGCGGCAAAATGACCCTTTCCCTGAAAGACGTGCCGTGGGATCAGGCGTTGGATTTGGTGATGCAGGCGCGTAATCTCGATATGCGCCGCCAAGGCAACATTATCAACGTTGCGCCCCGCGAAGAATTGCTGGCAAAAGACAAAGCCACTTTGCAGGCCCAAAAAGAAATCGACGATCTCGGCCCTCTGTTGTCGCAAACCTTCCAATTAAAATACAAAAACGTGGAAGAGTTCCGCAAAATCCTGCGCTTGGACGAGAGCGGCAACAGCAGCGACCGCAACACCTTGTTGAGCGGACGCGGCAGCGCCCTCATCGACCCTGCCACCAACACCTTGATTATTACCGACAACCGTCTCGTTATTCAGAAATTCCAAAAACTGATTGAAGAGTTGGATGTGCCCACCCGCCAAGTAATGGTGGAAGCGCGTATTGTTGAAGCAGAAGACGGTTTTTCACGCAATATCGGTGTCAAATTCGGCTACACCGGCGTAAACGGCCGTTCTACTTGGGGTTCGAACTGGACGAATGCAGTTAATAACTCCGGCACTGCTTATAACAACGGTGTAACGCTGGCTAATGCCGTTCTCAGCGGTTCGTCAACCATTCCCACCACCACCCCGTTGGAAATGAGTCCGAACATCAGCCTGCCGGTTGCCGCCGCTACTTCCAGCATTGCGCTGGTGCGTGCAGTCTCTTCCGGTGCATTGGGTTTGGAACTGGCAGCCATGCAGGAACAAAGCAAAGGCAAAATTATTTCCAATCCGCGCGTGTTAACCCAAGACCGCAAAGAAGCCAAAATCGAATCGGGTTCGGAAATTCCTTATGAAGAGGCAACCTCCAGCGGCGCCACTTCCATCACGTTCAAAAAAGCCGTATTGGGTTTGACCGTTACCCCCAACATCACGCCCGACGGCCAAGTGATTATGAGCGTGAAAATCAATAAAGACAGCCCGCAAGACTGTATCACCGGCGGCGTAACCACCAAATGTATCAGCACCAAACAGCTGCAAACCCAAGCGATGGTGGAAGACGGCGGCACACTGATCGTGGGCGGCATTTATGAAGAAGAAAACGGCAATACCGTGGCCAAAGTTCCCCTGCTGGGTGATATTCCCGTGGTGGGCAACCTCTTCAAATCACGCACCCGTTCAGAAAAACGCCGCGAGCTGCTGATTTTCATCACCCCGCGCATTATGGATCATGTGGGCAGCAACCTGCGCTACTAAGGCCGTCTAAAAACCTTTTGGGAAAATATACACTTTAAACACTTTGCGTATATTTTCGTTTACAATGCCTGCTATGGAAAACATAGCAGGCAATTTATTTTTAATCGGACTGATGGGGGCGGGCAAAACCACGCTGGGTAAGCATATCGCCCAAATACTGAACCGCCCTTTCTACGATAGCGATCAAGAAATCTGCAAACGCACCGGCGTGTCGATTCCGACTATTTTCGAGCTGGAAGGCGAGCAGGGGTTCCGCGACCGCGAAGCCGCGATGATAGACGAGCTGACCGCGCTGGATAACATTGTGCTGGCCACCGGCGGCGGCGCGGTGATGCGTGAGGAAAACCACCGCAGGCTGCGCGAACGCGGCACTGTGGTGTATCTGCACGCCTGCCCCGACGTGCTGCTCGAACGCACCCGCTGCGACACCAACCGCCCGCTGCTGCAAGTGGCAGACCCATTGGCCAAACTGCAAGAGCTATACAATGTGCGCGACAGCGTTTACCGCTCCGCCGCCCATATCGTTATCGAAGCCAACCGGCAAAACTGCCACAAAACCGCCGAAAACCTGTTGCAAGCTTGGGCGCAAAAACAGGCATAGCCGTGTTGCCCTACTGTTTTTTGCAAACTGAGACCTTTGCAAAAAACAATTCGAACTTGAAAGCGTTGGTGTCTCGTCATTCCCGCGCAGCGGACTTGCGAAGCTAATGACAGAATCCAAGCATTTCAGACGGCCTTAAGGTATTTTTGCAAAGGTCTCAAACTCTAAAACCTTTGCAAGTCGTTCAAGCCGTCTGAAACATCCAACCACCGTCATGCTCAGGCTTGACCCGAGCATCTTTTTGTTGTTAAAAAATAGAAGATACTCGGATCAAGCCCGAGTATGACGAAGATATTTTAAGATTCTGAAATGAATTCTTTGTAGGATTCCCGGCCTGTAGATTTTTCAAGTTGCTTAGGCCGAAACCTTTGTAAAACCGCTTAAGGCCGTCTGAAATATTTGATTTTGTCATTATCGGGCTTGACCCGATAATCCAGTATTTGCCATTCAGGCGAAAGGCGGGTATTTCAGAATCATCCGGCACTGGATTATCGGGTCAAACCCGGCAATGGCCGGCTGATGTTACCTGAAACCGTGTGTTCGCGTTAAGTTTTCAGACGGCCTTAAGGCGGTTTTACAAAGGTTCCGGCCTATGATAATCGCAACCCTGTTATTGTATTTTCCGCCACCCGATATAAACGGACACCACCATGCGCACCCTAACCGTAGCCACGCCCTCCCACCAATATCCCATCTTTATCGGTAAAAACCTGATTGCCCAAGCCGACACCCTGCTGAAACCTTATTTGAGCAAAAAAGCAGCCATCGTTACCAACGAAACCGTTGCCGCCCTATACCTGCCTGCTGTTCAGACGGCCTTAAACAAGCTCGGCATCGAACATTTCGATATCGTGCTGCCCGACGGCGAACAACACAAAAACTGGCAAACCCTCAACCTGATTTTCGACGGTCTGATGCAGAACCGCGCCGACCGCAAAACCACGCTGATTGCCCTGGGTGGCGGCGTTATCGGCGACATCGTCGGCTTTGCCGCCGCCACCTACCAGCGCGGCGTGCCGTTTATCCAAGTTCCCACCACCCTGTTAAGCCAGGTAGATTCGTCGGTGGGCGGCAAAACCGCCATCAACCACCCGCTGGGTAAAAACATGATCGGTGCGTTTTACCAGCCCCGCGCCGTACTGGCCGATTTAAGCACGCTGGCCACCCTGCCTGCGCGCGAGCTTTCCGCAGGTATGGCGGAAGTGATCAAATACGGCGCACTGGGCGACCTCGATTTCTTGAATTGGCTCGAAAACCATATGCCCGAGCTGATGCGGCAGGAGCCTGCCCCGCTGGCCGAAGCCGTGTACCACTGCTGCAAAATGAAAGCCGACATCGTCGCCCAAGACGAAACCGAACAAGGCATCCGCGCATGGCTCAACTTGGGACACACTTTCGGCCACGCCATCGAAGCCGAAATGGGCTACGGCGTATGGCTGCACGGCGAAGCCGTGGCCGCAGGCATGGTGCTGGCCTGCCGCCTGTCGGAAACTTTAGGCCGTCTGAACCCCGCCGACACCCAACGCATCGCCAACCTGCTGGAGCAGGCCGCCCTGCCCGCAGCCCCGCCCCGTTTCACATTTGAAAAATGGATAGAACATATGCGGCACGATAAAAAAGTGGACAGCGGCACCATGCGCTTTGTGGGACTCAACCGCTTGGGCGAAGCCAATATCACCGAAATCACCGATATGGCAATCCTGCGCGAAACCCTGCAACCCTATCTATAAAACCTGCAACCGCCCGGCGGCGGCGAATATGGTTAAAATCGAAACCTTTGCAAAAATACCTTAAAAGGCCGAGACCTTTGCAAAGCTGCCTTGAGGCCGTCTGAAACCGCTTACTTAGTAACAGTTTCAGCAACCGTTCCGTCATACTCGGGCCTGACCCGAGTATCTCAAAACTTACTGCAATCCAAGATACTCGGCTCAAGCCCGAGTATGACGTATATACTTTTTGCGCCCGCCGCAGCGGCTTGATTTAAAACAATAAGCCGGCAGCCAGTTTAAGCTGCGCAAAAATTACAGGTATAAACCGCCCGACCAAAGTGATAGAATGACCCCGATTTCCCCTTCCGGTTTTAGTTTACAAAAGGATTATTCATGGCTACCGTATTGATTGTTCCCGTATCTACCCGTTCAGACGGCTGGGCAGTAACCCAAGCCGTAGCCGCCGCCCTGCCCGATGCCGCCGCATCCCGCGCGCTCGACGAAACCGGCGAAGCCGAAAAAATGCTGTGCGCCGGCAAATGCGACGACTGGCTCGACATGCTGGTATCCCGCGTTGCCAAAATAAACGCCCAAAATATCGTTATCAAAGGCATCAAACCCGATGCGGAAAAACTGTTCCTTTCCACCCGCAACCTCGAGTTGGCCCAATCGCTCGATGCCAATGTGGTGTTTTCCGTGTTTACCGACAACGAAGATGTCGAACACCTCACCAACAAACTGAACATCGCCAAACAAGCCTACGCCACCGCGCCGGGCGTGCTGGCAGGTTTCATTCTCGACGGTAATGCCGACGCGGGCTTGGGTGCCGCCGTTGCCGAAAAAACCGGCCTGGCCTATTTCGGCTCGTCGCAAAACATCGGCAACACCGACCTTTTGCTGAAAAAAACCGGCCGTATGTCGCCCGCGCAATTCCGCGTCAACATGATGGAATCTGCCCGCAAAGCCAACAAACGCATCGTCTTGCCCGAAGGCGCCGAACCGCGCACCGTTCAGGCGGCCGCCATCTGCCACGAAAAAGGCATTGCCCGCTGCGTGTTGCTGGCTCCCCGCGCCGAAGTGGAAGCAGTCGCCAAAGAACGCCACATCACTCTGCCCGATTCGCTGGAAATCATCGACCCGGCGACCCTGATCGAGCAATATGTCGAGCCGATGTGCGAACTGCGCAAGAGCAAAGGCCTAACCCCCGAACAGGCACGCGAACAGTTGCAAGACACCGTGGTGCTGGGCACCATGATGATGGCGCTGAACCATGTGGACGGCTTGGTATCCGGCGCCGTGCACACCACCGCCAACACCATCCGCCCCGCCCTGCAACTGATTAAAACCGCGCCCGGCGCCAGCCTCGTATCCAGCGTATTCTTCATGTTGCTGCCCAACCAAGTGCTGGTTTACGGCGACTGCGCGGTTAACCCCGAACCCACGCCCGAACAATTGGCCGACATCGCCATCCAATCCGCCGATTCCGCCAAAGCCTTCGGCATCGAGCCGAAAGTGGCGATGATTTCCTACTCCACCGGCACTTCGGGCGCAGGCCCCGCCGTGGAAAAAGTGGCGCAGGCTACCGCCCTTGTGCGCGAAAAACGCCCCGATATCGATGTGGACGGCCCGCTGCAATACGATGCCGCCACCGTGCCCAGCGTAGCCAAATCCAAAGCGCCCGACAGCAAAGTGGCCGGCCAGGCCACCGTGTTGGTGTTCCCCGATCTCAACACCGGCAACTGCACCTACAAAGCCGTACAGCGCAACGCCAACGTGTTGAGCGTAGGCCCGATGCTGCAAGGTTTGCGCAAACCCGTAAACGACCTGTCGCGCGGCGCATTGGTTGACGACATCGTTTACACCATCGCCCTCACCGCCATTCAGGCCGTGCAAATGGCCGAATAAACACCGTTGGGCTGATAAAACCGCAGGCCGTCTGAAATGTTTCAGACGGCCTGTTTGATTGTCCGGCTTCTATAATCAGCCTTCTTCAATCAACCTTCTTCGTGCCCGCCTTCCGCCTGCGCTTCTTTCGCAAACCATGCGCCCACCACCCTGTCCACTTCGTCTATACCCTGCTTTTTCAGGCTCGAAAAAAGCTGCACGCTGATTTGCTGGCGCGCCATATATGGCTTGAGCATTTTTTTGACTGCGCTCAAGGTTTTGATTTGGTCGTTTTTAGATAATTTATCGGCTTTCGAAAGCAAAATATGCACCGGCCGGCCGGTGGCGTGGAAAAAGTCCAACATTTGGATATCCAGCGCTTTGAGCGGATGGCGGGCATCCATGATCAGCACCAGGCCGATAAGCTGCCTGCGCTGTTGCAGATAATCGCCGAGCAGTTTCACCCAATGCGCGCGCACGGCTTCGGGCACTTGGGCATAACCGTAGCCCGGCAAGTCCACCATAAAGCCGCCGTTGGACAGCTCGAAAAAATTGATATGCTGGGTGCGGCCGGGGGTTTTCGACACATAAGCCAGCCGCACATGGTTGGTCAGCGTGTTGATGGCGCTGGATTTGCCGGCATTGCTGCGCCCCACGAAAGCGATTTCGGCGGGCGTGTCGGGCAAATCTTTCAGATGATTGACCGTGGTGAAGAATTTTGCGTTTTGAAATAGGTTCATAACTGGTAAAATTGTGTGAATTTGGTATAGAATACCACGATTAAGAATTTATCGGTTTAGTCGGGTGGCTGCACACCCGTGTTGAGTATCGTAAAGGGCAGGGGCGGCGCAGGCCGCCGTGCCATTATTCAGGAGCACTCCATGAAACGTTTGACCTTGTTGGCGCTGGCTTTGGCAGCGGGTGCGGTAACGGCGGCGCCGAAGGCCGATCTTGCCAAAGGCAAAGAAATCGCAACCAATATCTGCGCGGCCTGCCACGCGGCCGACGGTAACAGCGGCATTGCCATGTATCCGAAACTGTCGGCGCAAAATGCGCATTATCTGTTCGTGCAAACCAAGGCCATCAAAGAAGGCAAACGCACAACCGGCGCTTCGGCTGCAATGGCGCCGATGGTGGCGGCTTTGTCTGACCAGGATATGCGCGACGTGGCGGCTTTCTATGCCAAACAAACACCGAAACAGGGCGAAGCCAACCCGAAAGACAACCCCGAGCTGGGTGCCAAGATTTTCCGCGGCGGCCTGGCCGATAAAAAAATCCCCGCCTGCATGGCCTGCCACGGCCCCAACGGTGCGGGTATGCCCGGCGGCGGCACCGATATTACGGCCTATCCGCGTTTGGGCGGCCAGCACAAAGATTACATCATTACGCAGATGCAGGCATATAAATCGGGCCAGCGCACCAATACCATTATGGCCGATATAGCGGGCCGTATGTCTGACGAAGAATTGAACGCAGTAGCCAACTTTATCCAAGGCCTGCATTGATTGTGTTTTTTTCCGAAGGCCGTCTGAAAACATTTTTTCAGACGGCCTTCGGCTGCAATAAACGGCTGCTTTTGCCTGCGCCGCCGCAAATCTGCCGCCGTGAATTTTTCACGGTTGTAGGCTATACTTCAGAATTTCTTAAGCAAACCCGTTTACGCTGGTTTCAGACGGCCTCTGCCCGCACAAATTCATTACCTTGCGGCAGCGGCTTTTCTACCCGGCATCCGAATCATAAACCTTATGGCAAAACCCCAAGCTCACGTTCCGTTAATCCGCCGCCCGTGGTTCGCTTTTTTAAGTTCCATGCGCTTTGCCGTCGCCCTGCTCAGCCTATTGGGCGTGGCATCGGTTATCGGCACGGTATTGCAGCAAAACCAGCAGCCCACCGATTATGTGGTGAAGTTCGGCCCGTTTTGGTCGGAAATCTTCGGATTTTTGGGCCTCTACGATGTGTATGCCTCGGCCTGGTTCGTGCTGATTATGATTTTTCTGGTGCTCTCCACCGGCCTGTGCCTGTGGCGCAATATCCCGCCGTTTGTGCGCGAAATGAAGTCGTTCCGCGTGAATGCGGGCAAAAAATCGCTGGCCGCGATGAAACACACCGCGCTTATCGGCGGCGGCCTTTCCCCAGAAATCGCCGCACGCTATCTAAACGTGCAGGGTTTCAGCAGCAAAACCGTCGAGCGTGAAGACGGCTCGGTGCTGGTGGCGGCGAAAAAAGGGGCGATGAACAAATGGGGCTATATTTTCGCCCACGCCGCCATCATCGTTATCTGTTTGGGCGGCCTGATAGACAGCAACCTGCTGCTCAAAGCGGGTATGCTCACCGGCAGAATCGTGCCCGACAACGATTCGATGTTTGCCAAAGATTTCAAACCCGAAAGCATTTTGGGCAGCGGCAATATTTCGTTTCGCGGCAACGTGAACATCACCGAAGGCCAAAGCGCCGACGTGGTGTTTTTAAATGCCGACAAAGGAATGCTGGTGCAGGACTTGCCGTTTAGCGTCGAATTGAAAAAATTCCATATCGACTTCTACAACACCGGCATGCCCAAAGATTTTGCCAGCGATTTGGTTGTAACCGACAAAGCCAGCGGCAGAAAAACCGAAAAAACCATACGCGTCAACCATCCGCTCACGGTCGACGGCATCACCATCTATCAGGCCAGCTTTGCCGACGGCGGCTCCGGCTTGAAATTCAAGGTTTGGAACCTCGGCAACCCCGGCCGCACGCCCGCTGAAATGGATGCGGTGTCGATGAGCGCCTTCCCCCTCAACCTGGGCAGCGAGCAATACCGCCTAGAATTCGACCAATTCACGGCGATGAACGTGGAAGACATGAGCGCACCGCAAGAAAAAGGCAAACTGAGCTTTCAGACGGCCATCAACGATGTGCGCAGCGTGCGGCAGGATAAAAAATTCACCAACATCGGCCCCTCGATTGTGTACCGCATCCGCGATAAGGCCGGGCAGGCCGTCGAATATAAAAACTATATGCTGCCGGTGAAGCAGGAAGAAGACTATTTCTACATCACCGGCACGCGCACGGGGCTGGAGCAGCAATACCGCTGGCTGCGCATTCCCATGGACGGCAGCGGCAGCATCGACACCTTCATGGCCTTGCGCGAGCATTTGAGCAACCCCGAAGTGCGCAAACGCGTGATTGCGGTTTCCGCCGCCGGTGCGCCCGAAAACATACGCGCGGTGTTCAACCAAGCCGCCGAAAACACGCTGGCGATTTTCGCCAAAGGCGGCTATCTGGCGCTGAACGACTATCTCGAAAAAAACATTCCGCCCGCCGAGCAAGAAAAAATGCAGGGCTTTTTCTACCAGATACTCTACGGCGCCATGAACGTTTTGCTCGACGACACCATCAAAACCTACCGGCTGCCCGATTGGCAGCCCGGCGAAGCGCGCAACCGCTTCCTGCTCAACAGCATGGACGCCTACACCGGCCTTACCGAATATCCCGCGCCCGTGCTGCTGCAACTGAACGGCTACAAAGAAGTGCGCTCTTCCGGCCTGCAAATGACCCGCGCCCCCGGCGCATCGCTGGTTTACCTCGGCTCGGTGCTGCTGGTTTTGGGTACGGTGTTTATGTTTTACATCCGCGAAAAACGCGCATGGGTGTTATTCGATAAAGACGGCGTTCGCTTTTCGATGTCGTCGTCGCGCAGTGAACGCGATTTGCAGAAAGAGTTTCCCAAACACGCGGCAGCCCTCGAAACCCTTGCCGCCGATTTAAAGAAAACCGATTAATACGGCTGCTTTTTCAGACGGCCTCCGGCACTTAATTTGATTAAGTAAACCCACTATAAACAGGCCGTCTGAAAAATCACGCACATTTAGGCCCTACACCATGAACCAAACCATCAACAACACCGGAAAATTATCCGAACACGCCCTCTTGGCCCACAAACCGTTTCTGCGCCGCCTCAACGTTTTAGACTGGCTGTTTGCTTTGGCCGTGGCGGTAACGGCGGTGTTCGCACAGTTTCACGTCGGCCACCACATGGATATTTATGAAGTGGTGATTTTGTGGTTTTGCGCCGCTTCAGCCGTTTTGCTGGGTTGGTTTTTCAAACCCCTGCGCTGGTTTACCGTGGTTTCGGTGCTGCTGGCCTACGGCGCCGTGCAGCTTTACGGCGGCGACATCGCCCGCGCCGACCGCTTTTTGCTGAAATATTTTTTAAGCAGCCAGTCGGCAATCATGTGGCAGTGCGCCACCGTGTTTCTGGCCCTGTTTTGCTACATCGCCGGCGCGTTCACAGCCAACAGGCGGCAAACCGCCACCAACACGCTGCTGGGCATCGGCACCGCGCTCACCTGGGTTTCTGCGCTGGCAGGCTTCACCGGCCTGTTGGTGCGCTGGCACGAAAGCTATCTGCTGCGCCCCGACGCAGGGCACATCCCCGTTTCCAACCTTTATGAAGTGTTTATTCTGTTTCTGGTGATTACCGCTTTGATGTATCTTTATTACGAAAGCAAATTCGCCGTGCAGAAACTCGGTGGCTTCGTGCTCTCGTTTATGGCCGCCGTGGTGGTGTTTGTGTTGTGGTACAGCCTGTCGCGCGAAGCGCATGCCATCCAGCCGCTGATTCCCGCGCTGCAATCGTGGTGGATGAAAATCCACGTGCCCGCCAACTTTATCGGCTACGGCGCATTCTGTATTTCCGCCATGCTCGGTATTGCCGAACTGCTGGCCATCCGCAGTGAAAATGCCGGTAAAAAATCTTGGCTGCCCGATTCCCAAACCATCGAAGAAGTGATGTATAAAGCCATCGCCGTCGGCTTTCTGTTTTTCACCATCGCCACCATACTCGGCGCGCTGTGGGCGGCCGATGCCTGGGGGCGTTATTGGAGCTGGGACCCTAAAGAAACCTGGGCGTTTATCGTGTGGCTGAACTACGCCGTGTGGCTGCATATGCGGCTGGTGGCTGGCTGGCGCGGCAAAGTGCTGGCATGGTGGGCGATTATCGGCCTGTTTATCACCGCCTTCGCCTTTATCGGCGTGAATATGTTTTTGAGCGGCCTGCACTCTTACGGCACCCTGTAAACCGCAGCCATTATGCTTCAGGCCGTCTGAAAATATTTCAGACGGCCTGTGATTTTTTGCTTAAACCATGCCTTTAGCGTATCATTCACACCTGCCCCAAAACCCGAAAACACTTTTGCAATCGGCTTTTTCCGAGAGCCGATTGCAAAAGTATTTTTATATTTAACGAGTGATTTATGTTAAACGGTATCCCCCTGCCCAAAGACACGGTGCGCCCGCCCGAAACCGTGCTGGTCAACATCACGCCGCAGGAAACGCGCGTGGCGGTGTTGGAAGAAAACAATATCTGCGAGCTGCACATCGAACGCAACAGCGGCCACGGCCTGGTAGGCAACATCTATCTGGGCGTGGTGCGCCGCGTGCTGCCCGGTATGCAGAGCGCGTTTATCGACATCGGCTTGGAGCGCGCCGCCTTCCTGCACATCGTCGATGTGCTCGAACAGCGCCGCAACCCCGACGAAACCCAGCGTATCGAACATATGCTGTTTGAAGGCCAGTCGGTATTGGTGCAGGTGATCAAAGACCCCATCAATACCAAAGGCGCGCGCCTTTCCACCCAGATTTCGCTGGCCGGGCGCTTTCTCGTTCACCTGCCGCAAGAAGACCATATCGGCATTTCGCAACGCATCGAAGACGAAGAAGAGCGCAACAGCCTGCGCAGCCGCTTGGAAAACCTGCTGCCCGAAAACGGCGCGGGGCAAGGCTATATCATCCGCACCAGCGCCGAAAACGCCAGCGATGCCGAATTGCAGGCCGATATCGGCTACCTCACCAAAGTGTGGGAAAACATCCAGCATCAGGCTAAAACCCGGCCGCCCGAAACCCTGCTGTATCAAGATCTGCCCTTAAGCCTGCGCGTACTGCGCGATATGTTCAGCGACAACACCCGCGAAATCCTGGTCGATTCCAAAGAAAACCACCAACGCATGCAGGAATTCGCCGAGCTGTATGTGCCGGGCGCAGCCGGCAAAATCCGCCTGTTCAAAGGCGAGCGGCCGCTGTTTGAAAGCCATAACGTCGAGCAGGAAATCAACCGCGCCCTGCAACCGCGCGTCAACCTCAACTTCGGCAGCTACCTGATTATCGAAGCCACCGAAGCCATGACCACCATCGATGTGAACACCGGCGGTTTCGTGGGCGCACGCAATTTCGACGAAACCATTTTCCGCACCAACCTCGAAGCCTGCCACACCATCGCCCGCGAGCTGCGCCTGCGCAACCTCGGCGGCATCATCATCATCGACTTTATCGACATGGCGCACGACACCCACCGAGAAGCCGTGCTGCAAGAGCTGGCCAAAGCCCTGAGCTTCGACCGCACCCGCGTTACCCTCAACGGTTTCACCAGCCTCGGTCTGGTGGAGCTGACCCGCAAGCGCACCCGCGAAAACCTCAGCCATGTTTTGTGCGAACCCTGCCCCTCGTGCCAAGGCAGAGGCCGTCTGAAAACCCCGCAAACCGTGTGTTATGAAATCCAGCGTGAAATCGTGCGCGAAGCCCGCCGTTACGATGCCAAAGAATTCCGCATTCTCGCCGCGCCGAATGTTATCGACCTGTTTCTCGACGAAGAATCGCAATCACTGGCCATGCTGATCGACTTTATCGGCAAACCGATTTCGCTGGCAGTTGAAACGGCCTATACGCAGGAACAATACGATATCGTGCTGATGTAGGCGCGGCAAAGGTCTCAAGCTTTATCAGCCAACCGCTTGTTGGT
The sequence above is a segment of the Neisseria dentiae genome. Coding sequences within it:
- a CDS encoding cytochrome c biogenesis protein ResB, with translation MRFAVALLSLLGVASVIGTVLQQNQQPTDYVVKFGPFWSEIFGFLGLYDVYASAWFVLIMIFLVLSTGLCLWRNIPPFVREMKSFRVNAGKKSLAAMKHTALIGGGLSPEIAARYLNVQGFSSKTVEREDGSVLVAAKKGAMNKWGYIFAHAAIIVICLGGLIDSNLLLKAGMLTGRIVPDNDSMFAKDFKPESILGSGNISFRGNVNITEGQSADVVFLNADKGMLVQDLPFSVELKKFHIDFYNTGMPKDFASDLVVTDKASGRKTEKTIRVNHPLTVDGITIYQASFADGGSGLKFKVWNLGNPGRTPAEMDAVSMSAFPLNLGSEQYRLEFDQFTAMNVEDMSAPQEKGKLSFQTAINDVRSVRQDKKFTNIGPSIVYRIRDKAGQAVEYKNYMLPVKQEEDYFYITGTRTGLEQQYRWLRIPMDGSGSIDTFMALREHLSNPEVRKRVIAVSAAGAPENIRAVFNQAAENTLAIFAKGGYLALNDYLEKNIPPAEQEKMQGFFYQILYGAMNVLLDDTIKTYRLPDWQPGEARNRFLLNSMDAYTGLTEYPAPVLLQLNGYKEVRSSGLQMTRAPGASLVYLGSVLLVLGTVFMFYIREKRAWVLFDKDGVRFSMSSSRSERDLQKEFPKHAAALETLAADLKKTD
- the ccsB gene encoding c-type cytochrome biogenesis protein CcsB; translation: MNQTINNTGKLSEHALLAHKPFLRRLNVLDWLFALAVAVTAVFAQFHVGHHMDIYEVVILWFCAASAVLLGWFFKPLRWFTVVSVLLAYGAVQLYGGDIARADRFLLKYFLSSQSAIMWQCATVFLALFCYIAGAFTANRRQTATNTLLGIGTALTWVSALAGFTGLLVRWHESYLLRPDAGHIPVSNLYEVFILFLVITALMYLYYESKFAVQKLGGFVLSFMAAVVVFVLWYSLSREAHAIQPLIPALQSWWMKIHVPANFIGYGAFCISAMLGIAELLAIRSENAGKKSWLPDSQTIEEVMYKAIAVGFLFFTIATILGALWAADAWGRYWSWDPKETWAFIVWLNYAVWLHMRLVAGWRGKVLAWWAIIGLFITAFAFIGVNMFLSGLHSYGTL
- the rng gene encoding ribonuclease G, with translation MLNGIPLPKDTVRPPETVLVNITPQETRVAVLEENNICELHIERNSGHGLVGNIYLGVVRRVLPGMQSAFIDIGLERAAFLHIVDVLEQRRNPDETQRIEHMLFEGQSVLVQVIKDPINTKGARLSTQISLAGRFLVHLPQEDHIGISQRIEDEEERNSLRSRLENLLPENGAGQGYIIRTSAENASDAELQADIGYLTKVWENIQHQAKTRPPETLLYQDLPLSLRVLRDMFSDNTREILVDSKENHQRMQEFAELYVPGAAGKIRLFKGERPLFESHNVEQEINRALQPRVNLNFGSYLIIEATEAMTTIDVNTGGFVGARNFDETIFRTNLEACHTIARELRLRNLGGIIIIDFIDMAHDTHREAVLQELAKALSFDRTRVTLNGFTSLGLVELTRKRTRENLSHVLCEPCPSCQGRGRLKTPQTVCYEIQREIVREARRYDAKEFRILAAPNVIDLFLDEESQSLAMLIDFIGKPISLAVETAYTQEQYDIVLM